One Setaria viridis chromosome 7, Setaria_viridis_v4.0, whole genome shotgun sequence genomic region harbors:
- the LOC117865932 gene encoding uncharacterized protein gives MLRVRSLADMTPGAPTEGTVLATGALAASEIRQRIREALEDKDADYPVPGHPPMRPDENFIDLGSMTRVVDSRPPVPEDAERRLQNRLLAEKQKRRKDKETAKKKKRAAKEFPRRRRGLVSDDDGDGDGDDDDDDEEEEEEEDDEEEEEFVLSPRSGALVIRETRSQTAARDEAGGSSGRDLVPQSSGAVPQEPARSASRGSTEPAPVPTPAAQEQRSGDKRPLPDAPGSASGSEAKRARRPCAGGTAAPRGLVPQLAPKKALRVYSAPAGRTAAPPATTGGVPGEVAGPTAEVAPAVATGGVVPPPGTGEGAGPAPPFASSTDPAVQSIAPGGPQAGEVIDIDADEAEGTAAVETGTDVPAAATGTAAATVEGEPAPAATAGTAAAGETGTPAPAAATEDVVATETGTSARGAPAEVAPAAEAEVPAPEAPTGAGTPTSAVATEGEAATGTLAPAPASEAVAPTGGPAAASTGAGARAPGPSVSPAASGMVEPVLTAASRSASASASGLGHSRSQCVERVRPALVVP, from the exons atgctccgggtccgctcgctcgccgacatgactccgggcgcgccgaccgagggtaccgtccttgcgacgggtgcgctcgccgcctccgagatccggcagcggattcgggaggcgctggaggacaaggacgccgactacccggtgcccggtcaccctccgatgcgcccggacgagaacTTCATTGACCTG GGCAGcatgacccgggtcgtggactcgcgcccgccggtgccggaggacgccgagcgTCGGCTgcagaaccgtctccttgctgagaagcaaaagcgccgcaaggacaaggagacggcgaagaagaagaagagggccgccaaggagttcccgcggcggcgacgaggactcgtgtcggacgacgacggcgacggcgacggcgacgacgacgacgacgacgaagaggaggaagaggaggaggatgacgaggaggaagaggagtttGTCCTGTCCCCCCGGTCGGGCGCGCTCGTTATTCGGGAGACGCGCTCCCAAACGGCCGCGAGGGATGAAGCGGGCGGATCGTCCGGCCGGGACTTGGTCCCGCAAAGCTCTGGGGCCGTcccccaggagccggcgcggagtGCCTCCCGGGGGTCTACGGAGCCCGCCCCCGTCCCCACGCCTGCGgcccaggagcagaggagcggcgacaagcggccgctgccggacgccccggggtcggcgtccggctcggaggcgaagcgcgcacgCCGTCCTTGCGCTGGGGGAAC CGCCGCCCCTCGAGGTCTCGTCccgcagctggcgcccaagaaggcgctgcgggtgtACTCCGCCCCTGCGGGGCGCACCGCGGCCCCACCCGCGACGACCGgcggggtccctggtgaggTCGCGGGTCCcaccgcggaggtggccccggcggtggcgaccggtggagtggtgccgccgccgggcacggGAGAGGGCGCGGGCCCCGCTCCGCCTTTCGCTTCTTCGACTGACCCCGCGGTGCAGAGTATCGCTCCCGGgggccctcaggccggggaggtgatcgacatcgacgccgacgaggcggagggaacggcggcggtggagacgggGACGGATGTCCCAGCGgccgcgacggggacggcggcggcgacggtggaaggggagcctgcccccgcggccacggcggggaCAGCGGCAGCGGGGGAGACTGGGACGCCTGCCCCGGCGGCTGCGACAGAGGATGTGGTGGCGACGGAGACGGGGACTTCCGCCCGGGGAGCtccggcggaggtggcaccggcggcggaggcggaggtgcctgcTCCAGAGGCCCCGACGGGGGCGGGGACGCCTACCTCGGCGGTCGCGACGGAGGGCGAAGCGGCCACGGGGACGCTCGCTCCGGCGCCCGCGTcagaggcggtggcgccgactGGCGGGCCCGCGGCGGCTTCGACGGGGGCAGGGGCGCGTGCCCCGGGACCGTCGGTGAGCCCGGCGGCTTCGGGGATGGTGGAGCCCGTTttgacggcggcgtcgaggtcggcTTCCGCCTCTGCCTCGGGCCTCGGCCACTCCCGTTCCCAGtgcgtggagagggtccgtcctgcGTTGGTCGTCCCGTGA
- the LOC117864901 gene encoding uncharacterized protein has translation MQGGLADVRAALYSALGQMDVVVLPGSQALQECSRGKSDFLRLERGLWERFNLERQRTGELSMQVAAAQQVINDLQRREQAAQEDARRAEAKLQVVAERARCDREEFQAAAEKARHDAEELARLKGEHEALQKTVQRIRRERQKAWQDRDAEKVRKEEAVKAAADLGAEVGQLQAQAREFQASVAQGLDRERQLKAQSEGELTRLREALDAERAEHGNLRDAVRVVCDGLSVVQKEGTSSLATRVLGTYRRAREITLEALHTGVRRAFGVFGSHYSGINFAGMSGGYAAGYSEAELDEIDASVLNPAEALAKLLEDEAVPPEDPRTS, from the exons atgcAGGGCGGCCTTGCTGACGTCCGCGCGGCTCTGTACTCGGCGTTGGGGCAGATGGacgtcgtcgtcctccctggtagccag gctctccaagaatgcagtcgggggaaatccgatttccttcggctggagcgggggctctgggagcgcttcaacttggagaggcagcggaccggggagctgTCCATGCAagttgccgccgcccagcaggtcATCAACGATCTGCAGAGGCGCGAGCAAGCGGCTCAGGAGGatgcgcggcgggcggaggccaagctccaggTCGTCGCCGAGAGGGCCCGCTGcgaccgcgaggagttccaggccgctgccgaaaaggcccgccacgacgccgaggagctcgcacggctgaagggggagcatgaagcccttcagaagaccgtccagcgcatccggcgcgagcggcaaaaggcttggcaggaccgggacgccgagaaggtccggaaggaggaggccgtgaaggcggcggccgaccttggggcggaggtcggtCAGCTTCAAGCGCAAGCGCGGGAGTTTCAGGCCTCCGTGGCccaggggctcgaccgggagcgcCAGCTGAAGGCCCAGTCCGAGG GCGAGCTCACCCGGCTGAGGGAGGCGCTCGACGCGGAACGCGctgagcacggcaacctgcgggatgcggtccgcgtcgtctgtgacggcctcagcgtggtccagaaggaggggacgagctcgctggcgactcgtgtcctcgggacctACCGCCGAGCCCGCGAGATCACCCTGGAggcgctccacaccggcgtgaggcgagccttcggggtcttcggctcccactactccggcatcaacttcgccgggatgagcggggggtacgccgccggctactccgaggctgagctggacgagatcgacgcgtcggtgctcaacccggcggaggccttggcgaagctcctggaggatgaagccgtccctcccgaagatccccggacgagttaa
- the LOC117865935 gene encoding uncharacterized protein isoform X2, whose translation MLADAAARHSLPPSLANRRRRLHRRLRVRHPVAAAPHPQPPQSLPIRFRRRSPAAAAPPLSSSASTPRRPSHRPRTASLLRVDPALPLSSSASTPRAPRVDPAPPLDFDRPSKFLVVCLNAIRDEVAPEDGGGSSIHGGGDWGVELWRSCSSPAPSDVLDTSGACATMEQTAWLVSTACDIVARKERLGMVVSCPFLLYLVPSQEKAAQVRSICKPLKPLGIHSVSLHSGASVEHQISGIIRTLQWQLVRLSTRSPNRQQRKYSDAVIQAFHQNG comes from the exons ATGCTAGCGGACGCTGCCGCTCGCCattcgctgccgccgtcgctcgccaaccgccgccgccgcctccaccgccgactCCGCGTCCGGCATCCAGTCGCCGCTGCTCCCCATCCGCAGCCGCCTCAATCTCTCCCCATCCGtttccgccgccgctcgcccgcagctgccgcgccgcccctctcctcctccgcatcgacgccgcgccgcccctcgcaTCGACCCCGCACCGCCTCTCTCCTCCGCGTCGACCCCGCgctgcccctctcctcctccgcatcgacGCCTCGCGCCCCTCGCGTcgaccccgcgccgcccctcgacTTCGACCGCCCGTCCAAGTTCCTGGTGGTTTGCCTCAATGCCATCCGGGATGAGGTGGCgcccgaggacggcggcggcagcagcatccacggcggcggcgactggggCGTGGAGCTCTGGAGGTCCTGCTCCTCCCCGGCGCCGTCCGACGTGCTCGACACCAGCGGCGCGTGCGCCACGATGGAGCAGACAGCGTGGCTCGTCTCCACTGCCTGCGACATCGTCGCCAGGAAGGAGAGGCTTGGGATGGTCGTCTCCTGCCCCTTCCTGCTGTACCTCGTCCCGTCCCAGGAGAAGGCCGCGCAG GTGCGATCGATATGCAAACCCCTGAAGCCTCTTGGGATTCATTCAGTGAGCTTGCATTCTGGCGCTTCGGTTGAACATCAGATCTCTGG GATTATTAGGACCTTACAGTGGCAGTTGGTTCGATTGAGTACTCGGAGTCCAAACCGGCAGCAACGGAAATATTCAG ATGCTGTTATTCAAGCCTTCCATCAGAATG GATGA
- the LOC117865935 gene encoding uncharacterized protein isoform X1: MLADAAARHSLPPSLANRRRRLHRRLRVRHPVAAAPHPQPPQSLPIRFRRRSPAAAAPPLSSSASTPRRPSHRPRTASLLRVDPALPLSSSASTPRAPRVDPAPPLDFDRPSKFLVVCLNAIRDEVAPEDGGGSSIHGGGDWGVELWRSCSSPAPSDVLDTSGACATMEQTAWLVSTACDIVARKERLGMVVSCPFLLYLVPSQEKAAQVRSICKPLKPLGIHSVSLHSGASVEHQISGIIRTLQWQLVRLSTRSPNRQQRKYSGNKEVCFFLLEFHSLVSLGETRGAE, translated from the exons ATGCTAGCGGACGCTGCCGCTCGCCattcgctgccgccgtcgctcgccaaccgccgccgccgcctccaccgccgactCCGCGTCCGGCATCCAGTCGCCGCTGCTCCCCATCCGCAGCCGCCTCAATCTCTCCCCATCCGtttccgccgccgctcgcccgcagctgccgcgccgcccctctcctcctccgcatcgacgccgcgccgcccctcgcaTCGACCCCGCACCGCCTCTCTCCTCCGCGTCGACCCCGCgctgcccctctcctcctccgcatcgacGCCTCGCGCCCCTCGCGTcgaccccgcgccgcccctcgacTTCGACCGCCCGTCCAAGTTCCTGGTGGTTTGCCTCAATGCCATCCGGGATGAGGTGGCgcccgaggacggcggcggcagcagcatccacggcggcggcgactggggCGTGGAGCTCTGGAGGTCCTGCTCCTCCCCGGCGCCGTCCGACGTGCTCGACACCAGCGGCGCGTGCGCCACGATGGAGCAGACAGCGTGGCTCGTCTCCACTGCCTGCGACATCGTCGCCAGGAAGGAGAGGCTTGGGATGGTCGTCTCCTGCCCCTTCCTGCTGTACCTCGTCCCGTCCCAGGAGAAGGCCGCGCAG GTGCGATCGATATGCAAACCCCTGAAGCCTCTTGGGATTCATTCAGTGAGCTTGCATTCTGGCGCTTCGGTTGAACATCAGATCTCTGG GATTATTAGGACCTTACAGTGGCAGTTGGTTCGATTGAGTACTCGGAGTCCAAACCGGCAGCAACGGAAATATTCAGGTAATAAAGAggtttgtttctttcttctggAATTCCATAGCCTGGTGAGTTTGGGTGAAACGAGGGGGGCTGAGTGA
- the LOC117865935 gene encoding uncharacterized protein isoform X3, which translates to MLADAAARHSLPPSLANRRRRLHRRLRVRHPVAAAPHPQPPQSLPIRFRRRSPAAAAPPLSSSASTPRRPSHRPRTASLLRVDPALPLSSSASTPRAPRVDPAPPLDFDRPSKFLVVCLNAIRDEVAPEDGGGSSIHGGGDWGVELWRSCSSPAPSDVLDTSGACATMEQTAWLVSTACDIVARKERLGMVVSCPFLLYLVPSQEKAAQVRSICKPLKPLGIHSVSLHSGASVEHQISGIIRTLQWQLVRLSTRSPNRQQRKYSG; encoded by the exons ATGCTAGCGGACGCTGCCGCTCGCCattcgctgccgccgtcgctcgccaaccgccgccgccgcctccaccgccgactCCGCGTCCGGCATCCAGTCGCCGCTGCTCCCCATCCGCAGCCGCCTCAATCTCTCCCCATCCGtttccgccgccgctcgcccgcagctgccgcgccgcccctctcctcctccgcatcgacgccgcgccgcccctcgcaTCGACCCCGCACCGCCTCTCTCCTCCGCGTCGACCCCGCgctgcccctctcctcctccgcatcgacGCCTCGCGCCCCTCGCGTcgaccccgcgccgcccctcgacTTCGACCGCCCGTCCAAGTTCCTGGTGGTTTGCCTCAATGCCATCCGGGATGAGGTGGCgcccgaggacggcggcggcagcagcatccacggcggcggcgactggggCGTGGAGCTCTGGAGGTCCTGCTCCTCCCCGGCGCCGTCCGACGTGCTCGACACCAGCGGCGCGTGCGCCACGATGGAGCAGACAGCGTGGCTCGTCTCCACTGCCTGCGACATCGTCGCCAGGAAGGAGAGGCTTGGGATGGTCGTCTCCTGCCCCTTCCTGCTGTACCTCGTCCCGTCCCAGGAGAAGGCCGCGCAG GTGCGATCGATATGCAAACCCCTGAAGCCTCTTGGGATTCATTCAGTGAGCTTGCATTCTGGCGCTTCGGTTGAACATCAGATCTCTGG GATTATTAGGACCTTACAGTGGCAGTTGGTTCGATTGAGTACTCGGAGTCCAAACCGGCAGCAACGGAAATATTCAG GATGA